The nucleotide window GATAGGCCTCGGTCAGGGATTTGAAGATGTCGCGGGCAGCGGAAGCTTCGAAGGTCGCCAAATAGACCTCACCGAGACGGAGCTTGAGCCCGATATTGTCGGGCTGCAACCCGAGCGCGGATTTGAGGGCGAACTCCGCCGATTTCCAGTCAGCCGTCTGCATCGCGGCCTCGGCCATTAGCTCGAGAGCGTAGGAATTGCTGGGCTGGCGGTTCACCGCCTGTCTCGCGAGCTCGAGCGCGGTGGTTGCGTCGCCTCCCTCGAGAAGGCGGTTGGCGCGAAGAATGAGGTCGGGCACCGAATACGCTTCGTCGACGGCCGCATCCCCGACAACGGTCCCGTGCGAGCGACTGACACTTTCGGCTTCTTCCGCTCTGCCGAGCTGGCGGAGGATCTCGACCTTCAGGGGGACCAGGCGACCGTCGCGGGGGTACGCCGCGATGAGCCGATCAACATCGACGAGTGCGCCCTCGAGGTCGACCCCTTGGCTGATCCGGTCATTGATGCCGGCGACTGTTGCCTCGAGGTCAGGCGGCGGTGCGCCGTCGTTGGCCGCGTTCTCGAAGTTCGTTCGTCTCGCTCTTTCGTAGAGATCGAGGAATTCCTGGCTGTAGTAGGCGTCGTCGAGGGCCAGATTCGGGTCCTCGACCAGCGCCGCTCTGAGGTGGGTCCTGACCTCCTCGGTACGACCGAGAAAAAACAAGTTCCACGCGATCTGCACCTGTAAACGCGCACGGTGATTCGGATCCTCGGTCTCTGACAACGCCTTGGTGTAGAGATCGACTGCGCGGTCGATTTCGCCCTGACGATAGGCCTGGAGGGCGAGCTCTTCGCTCGGCGTCACGGATTGTGCCAGGCCCGTTGTCGGGAGAAGGAGCAATAAAGCCAGGGTGCCTGCTACGGATCGAAGCAATAGCGCAAACATGGGTTTACTCTAGCGTCATTGGTTGAAGTCGGCAACCATCGCCTCGATGCCACGAGGCTCAGTTTTTCGGGGGTGCTACCGACGGCACGATCAGCGCCGGGCTCGGGAGGCGGGGGATGACGATCCGCTTTCTGAACGGCTCCTGACCGCTCCATCTGACCACCAACTGGTGTTCTCCGGCGGGTACCTTGTGCCGAACCAGTGGCACTGGCCCCAGTGTATTTCCGTCCAGATACGCGATCCCACCCGGAGGGGCCCGTTCCGGATCCACTGTGACTGTGAGTAGACCGACCTCGAGGGTGAGCGACAGGGTGGTCGTGGACGGTGTGACTTCGCGGGTCAGGGTCCGCGTCGGAAAATCCGGAAGTGACAAGGTAAATGTGTGTTGTCCCGGCATCAGGGAGATCGATCCGCCTGGCGTCCGGCCGCTCCGGAATGGACGCCCATCGATTGTGACCTTTGCAGGAGGATCGATGATCAGCCGCACGCGCACCGGCGCCGGCGTGGGCGTTGGACTGGGGATCGGCGTTTGGGTCGCGGTTGCAGTTGCCGTGCCCGTCGGTGTAGGTGTCGAGGTCGGGGTTGCGGTAGGCGTCGGAGTGGGAACCCACGGCGGACCGGCATCTCCGAACACCAGCTGTTGCGCCCTTTCCGAAAAGTAGAGGGTGGCTGCGGCGGCAATCAACAGTAAAAGGAGTGCGATGAAGATGAAGAGGAAGGGGCTACGCCGCCCAGTGTCGTCATCATGGACCTCTGGCGTCCTTTGGAGCTTGGTGTTTTGTGGCGTCGACGGCGAATCCGGCGGCTTCGGTTGCGATTGAGGGGTCGCCACGCGACGGGTGGTTTGTTCGAAGCTCCCTGACGAGGTCGGCATCTCCCGCATTGCGCGCCGCAGAACGCCTGTCGAGAGATCCTTGGTCGATGTGGCGTCGGGCACGGAGGCCGGAGAGATTCTGCGGAGGGCCTCTAACATATCCGCGGCACTTTGATAACGCTCGTCGGGTTCTTTCGCCATGCACCGCCGGATGACAGCCTGGAGCTCCTCGGAGCAGCGGCTGTCCACATTGGGTGGGTACTCCGGCTCGTCGTTGAGGATCTTGTAAAGAACATTTGACAGGGTCCCGCTCTCGAACGGACGGCTTCCGGTGACGAGCTCGTAGGCGACAACTCCAAGCGCGAAGATGTCGGTGCGGGCATCTATAGTGCGCCCCTGAATCTGCTCTGGTGCGAGATAGCCGGCGGTGCCGAGGGCAATTCCGGTTTGTGTCAGTTTGCTGGCCGAGAGCACCGACTTGGCAATGCCGAAATCCATGATCTTGACGGTGCCGTCTTCGAGGACCCGGATGTTCGATGGCTTGATGTCCCTGTGAACGATTCCCTTCTCGTGGGCAAATTCCAGCCCTTCGCAGACCTGCATGAGGATTGAGACGATCGACTCTTCGTCATTCAGAACGCCGGCTTTCAGCAGTTCGTCCAGGTCGTATCCGGATAGAAACTCCTGCACGATGTACGGGACCTTGTCCTCGACCCCGAAGTCGAAAACGAGCGTGATGTTGCGGTGTACGAGGTTGCCGACGAACTCCGCCTCCTGCTGAAAGCGCTGGCGCACCTCTTCGTCGGGAGTTGCGCACATCTTGATGGCGACCTTTCGCTTGATGAAGGGGTCCCAACCCTTGTAGATGACGCCGAAACCACCAACGGCGATCTGCTCGATGACCTCGTATTTACCGATCTTCTCCGGCGAATCCATGGAGCCTACTGTATAGGAATCGGTGTCGGGAAGCTACAGAGAGCTACAGCCAAATCACGGCATTCATTGAGCCTTCTCTGACGGTCCGGCGATCATTCCTTGGTGGAGTGGGCGAGGAAGAAGCACAGTTCCTCGAGGTGGACCTTGAGGTCGACGGTCTTCACGAGCACACCCTCAGGCGCGCGCACGCGGACGGGCGCGAAATTGAGGATCGCACGAAGACTCGCTTCGACCATCTGATCGCACACCGCCTGAGCGGCGGTCGCCGGCGTTGTGATGATGCCGATATCGACCGAACGCTGGGCGACGATTTCGCTCATCCTCTCTGAATCTTCCACCAGGAGGCCACCCGGAGTGGCATCGCCGATGCGGCTCGGATCCGAATCGAGAACGCCGACGATGAGAAAATTCCCACCCGACAGGCCCGAGTAGTGGCACAGGGCATTCCCGAGATTGCCGGCCCCCACGATCAACAGCCGCCGCTCGCGATCGAGTCCCAGGATTTCGATCACGTACTGGCGGAGTTCGCGAAGGTTGTAGCCGACTCCGCGCACCCCGAACTCTCCGAAGTACGCCAGATCCTTGCGGATCTGCGCCGAGTTGAGATTGAACTTCTGTGCCAACTCCTGGCTGGAGACTGTTTCGACGCCTTCGTCGAGGAGCTGGTCCACGCATCTCAGGTAGATGGAAAGCCGTGAGATTGTGAGTTCAGAAATGTTTGCGGTGTCGATATGACGCTTGTAAGCACCCATGCGCTACCTCGCGAGACTGAGAATAGCATCCTGTGCGGCTGCCATCACAGGTGTTGGGTAGATTCCCAGCAGCAATGTGCCAAGAGCAGCCACGGAGGCAGCAGCGGCAACTGAAAACGTGAGGTCGAAATTCGGGGGGCGATCCGGCAGCGGCCGCATGTAGAGGACGAAAATCACCCGCACGTAGTAGAAGACCGATAAGAGCGAGTTGAGGACACCTATGACGGCGAGCCAGATGAAACCTTCGTTGACAGCCGCCCTGAAGACGAGGAACTTGGCGGTGAAACCGATGAACGGCGGGATGCCCGAGAGGGCGAAGAGACAGGTTGTGAGGGCGAGCGCAGCCGCCGGTCGGTTGTAGCCCTGTCCGGACAGGTCGCTGATGAGATGGGGTCGGTCCTCGCGCTCGGAGAGCTGGGCAACGCACGCGAAGGCACCCATGTTCATGAGGGTGTAGGCGGCGAGGTAGACGAGAACCGCAGTGCCCCCCTCTGAACCCGCGACTATCACAGCCACCAGTGCATATCCCATATGAGCGATGCCTGAGTAGGCGAGCATTCTCTTGACGTCCCGTTGGACAATAGCGACCAGATTGCCAAGCGTCTGAGAAGCCACCGCAATCACGCTCGCCGCTACCACCCATCGGGGCGAGATGTGGAGCAGGCCCATCCCGTCCACCATTCGCAGCAACACGATCAGCGCCGCACCCTTGGGCACCACCGAAAGAAACGCGGTGACCGGAGTCGGGGAGCCCTGGTAGACGTCGGGTGCCCAGGCGTGGCAGGGGACGAGCGCGAGCTTGAACGCGAGGCCGCCCACCACCATCGCCAGACCGACCGCGACGAGGGGATTGAGAATCCCGACATCGACAACCTGGCGACTGATATCGACCAGAGAGATCGAGGCGGAGGCCCCGTAGAGGAGCGCCATTCCGTAGGCGACAAAGGCCGACGCAAACGCACCGACGACAAAGTATTTGAGCCCCGCCTCGACACTCGCCTGGTGTCGCCGCAAAAAAGCGTTCAGCACGTAGAGCGGAATCGAGAGGAGTTCGAGCCCGAGGAAGATTGGCAGAAGGTTGACAGAGCTGGCCATGACCATCGCGCCGACAGTGGCAAGCATCATCAGGGCGTAGAACTCACCGTATTCGCTCTTCGTGCGACGAAGGAACGGCCCGGCGATCCAGACCGAAAAGAAGAGTGCAATCAGGATATAGCCATCGACGAACGCGGTGAGGCCGTCGACGTGGAGCATTCCGGCCCACACGGGTCCTGGAAGGTCGAGGGAGAGACGCGCCCACAGGGCACCGGCGATCGCGATCATAGACAGGCCGTTCAGCGTGCGGCGCAGACCCGGAAGGAACGCCTCGATCAGCAGCACGAGTCCCGCCGCGATCGTCAGGATGATCTGCGGCATTACGGCGACGATGTCAACGAGGTTGGGCGTCGGCACGATGCTACCTCCTGATCATCGCGTGAGCAGGAGGCGGACGGACGCCTCCATCGGTTCGAGAAATGTGTTGGGATGGACGCCGATCCAGATGATCAGAACGATCAGTGGGGCGACCACGAAGATTTCGCGCAGATTGACGTCAGGTAGGGCTTCGTTGGCCCTGATGTCCAACGGTCCCCAGAACACGCGCTGCACCATCCACAGCATGTAGACAGCTCCAAGGATAATGCCGAGCCCGGCGATCGCGACTGCGACAGGGTGTTCCGCCCAGGCGCCGGCGAGGATCAAGAACTCTCCGATGAAGCCGTTGAGACCGGGCAACCCGATCGAACCGAGGGTCACGAGCAGGAAAATCGCGGTATACACGGGCATCACGCTGGCGAGGCCGCCGTAGCGCTCGATCAGCCTGGTGTAGGTGCGCTCGTACAGCATGCCGACCATCAGGAAGAGGGCGCCGGTCGTGAGTCCGTGGTTGACCATCTGCAGGATCGCGCCCTGGGTCGATGCTTGCGTCCCGGCGACCAGACCGAGGACGACGAAACCGAGATGGCTGACGGAAGAGTAGGCGACGAGCTTCTTTATATCCGGCTGAACCATCGCAATCAGAGCGCCGTAGACGATGCCGATCACCGCCAGCACCATCAGAAAAGGTGCGAAGACATCCCAGGCGTCCGGCAGGAGGGCACGATTAAATCGTAGGAAACCGTACGTGCCCATCTTGAGGAGCACTCCAGCCAGGATTACCGACCCGGTGGTTGGCGCCTCCACATGGGCATCGGGCAGCCAGGTGTGTAGCGGGAAGAGAGGTACCTTGATGGCGAAGGCGAGAGCGAAGGCCGCGAAAACAAGGAGCCCGGGCGCGGACAACCCTCCGCCAATCGGCAGCAACGGAGCCGTGGTGAGCAGGTCAATGTAGTCATAGGACCATGCCCCCGTCTGCTCGTGGTGGAACCACGCGAGATAGAGGATCGCGACCAGCATGAGGACCGAACCGGCCATCGTGAAGATGAAGAACTTGACGGCGGCGTAGATGCGCCGGGGGCCCCCCCAGACCCCGATGATGAAGTACATCGGGATAAGCGTGATCTCCCAGAAGATATAGAACAGGAAGAGATCGAGAGAAACAAAGGTGCCGATCATTCCCGTCGTGAGGAGCAGGAAGGTGATATGGAGGGATTTGATGTGCTCGATGTTCAGCGACCAGGCGGCGAGCACGACTACCGGGAGCAGTAGCGTGGTGAGCAGGACCAGCAGGAGAGAGATGCCGTCGACGCCGATGTGAAAGGTGATTCCGAATTGCGGCACCCAGGGAAACTGGTCGACGAACTGGAAGCCAGGATCATCCGGGTCGAATCTGGCCCACAGTCCCGTGGATACGGCGAACATCAGGGTGGTGACAGTCAGTGTGACGACCCTGTGCACCCGTTTGTACTGCATCGGGATGAAGAGCAGGATGATCGCGAAAACGGTCGGTCCGAGTGTTACGACGGTGAGCAGGTGGTCCTTCAGCACGTGCCCCCCATCACCACAGGAATACCGCCAACGCGAGCACGGCGATGGCCACGGCAAGCGCGTAGTTCCGCACATTGCCGGTTTGTACGAAGCGCAACACGTCGCCGGTCAGCTCGACCGTGAATGCGGCGCCGTTGATGAAAAGAGTGTCGATGATGAGTTCGTCGACCACCTTCCACAGGAAGTTGGCGAGGCGATGGATTGGTCTGACGATCAACGCATCGTATATCTCGTCGACCCAGTACTTGTTGAACAGGAGCTTGTGCAGGAACGGCAACCGTTCGGCGAGCTTGCGCGGCAACTCGAATGCATGGTCACCGGTATAGAACCGTCTCGCCACCAGCCACCCGATGACTGCGACCGCCACCGAAATGCCGACTAGTAGCCATTCGGTACCCGTGCTGACTCCATGGGTTGCGTGTTCCGCCGCATCCGCAGCTGCGTGAGAGGCGGTATCGCCCAGCTTCGGGAACACCGGGTGGAGGAAATTCTCGATCAGATTCCACCCCGTCTTATGCACCAGTTGGCCGGGGAACCCGATGAAACCGCCGACGACCGAAAGCACTCCTAAAACTGCGAGCGGAAACGTCATGCTCGTCGGCGACTCGTGGAGGTGATCCCGCGCCGTGTCGTCCCCACGA belongs to Acidobacteriota bacterium and includes:
- a CDS encoding tetratricopeptide repeat protein; amino-acid sequence: MFALLLRSVAGTLALLLLLPTTGLAQSVTPSEELALQAYRQGEIDRAVDLYTKALSETEDPNHRARLQVQIAWNLFFLGRTEEVRTHLRAALVEDPNLALDDAYYSQEFLDLYERARRTNFENAANDGAPPPDLEATVAGINDRISQGVDLEGALVDVDRLIAAYPRDGRLVPLKVEILRQLGRAEEAESVSRSHGTVVGDAAVDEAYSVPDLILRANRLLEGGDATTALELARQAVNRQPSNSYALELMAEAAMQTADWKSAEFALKSALGLQPDNIGLKLRLGEVYLATFEASAARDIFKSLTEAYPTSDRAWASLGLLEARLHNNERALDALDHALAENPMLPAVQLANGELLLVEGDYDGALESLEAAAKLMPNDPHLAARYGQALLAAGRSQEALPSLQAAVAGGFGPDDVQRSLALALALDGKYSESLRVLDAVTTAGDGDQDIVAGYVKLSRGQYEDAEMIVASVVNNRPNDPASINLLASSVYPQSRYGDAVILLERAYEIDPALVIVAQNLEKARAAAAAVALADSARPVKALPQ
- a CDS encoding protein kinase, which produces MDSPEKIGKYEVIEQIAVGGFGVIYKGWDPFIKRKVAIKMCATPDEEVRQRFQQEAEFVGNLVHRNITLVFDFGVEDKVPYIVQEFLSGYDLDELLKAGVLNDEESIVSILMQVCEGLEFAHEKGIVHRDIKPSNIRVLEDGTVKIMDFGIAKSVLSASKLTQTGIALGTAGYLAPEQIQGRTIDARTDIFALGVVAYELVTGSRPFESGTLSNVLYKILNDEPEYPPNVDSRCSEELQAVIRRCMAKEPDERYQSAADMLEALRRISPASVPDATSTKDLSTGVLRRAMREMPTSSGSFEQTTRRVATPQSQPKPPDSPSTPQNTKLQRTPEVHDDDTGRRSPFLFIFIALLLLLIAAAATLYFSERAQQLVFGDAGPPWVPTPTPTATPTSTPTPTGTATATATQTPIPSPTPTPAPVRVRLIIDPPAKVTIDGRPFRSGRTPGGSISLMPGQHTFTLSLPDFPTRTLTREVTPSTTTLSLTLEVGLLTVTVDPERAPPGGIAYLDGNTLGPVPLVRHKVPAGEHQLVVRWSGQEPFRKRIVIPRLPSPALIVPSVAPPKN
- a CDS encoding redox-sensing transcriptional repressor Rex; this encodes MGAYKRHIDTANISELTISRLSIYLRCVDQLLDEGVETVSSQELAQKFNLNSAQIRKDLAYFGEFGVRGVGYNLRELRQYVIEILGLDRERRLLIVGAGNLGNALCHYSGLSGGNFLIVGVLDSDPSRIGDATPGGLLVEDSERMSEIVAQRSVDIGIITTPATAAQAVCDQMVEASLRAILNFAPVRVRAPEGVLVKTVDLKVHLEELCFFLAHSTKE
- a CDS encoding NADH-quinone oxidoreductase subunit N is translated as MPTPNLVDIVAVMPQIILTIAAGLVLLIEAFLPGLRRTLNGLSMIAIAGALWARLSLDLPGPVWAGMLHVDGLTAFVDGYILIALFFSVWIAGPFLRRTKSEYGEFYALMMLATVGAMVMASSVNLLPIFLGLELLSIPLYVLNAFLRRHQASVEAGLKYFVVGAFASAFVAYGMALLYGASASISLVDISRQVVDVGILNPLVAVGLAMVVGGLAFKLALVPCHAWAPDVYQGSPTPVTAFLSVVPKGAALIVLLRMVDGMGLLHISPRWVVAASVIAVASQTLGNLVAIVQRDVKRMLAYSGIAHMGYALVAVIVAGSEGGTAVLVYLAAYTLMNMGAFACVAQLSEREDRPHLISDLSGQGYNRPAAALALTTCLFALSGIPPFIGFTAKFLVFRAAVNEGFIWLAVIGVLNSLLSVFYYVRVIFVLYMRPLPDRPPNFDLTFSVAAAASVAALGTLLLGIYPTPVMAAAQDAILSLAR
- a CDS encoding NADH-quinone oxidoreductase subunit M, with the protein product MLKDHLLTVVTLGPTVFAIILLFIPMQYKRVHRVVTLTVTTLMFAVSTGLWARFDPDDPGFQFVDQFPWVPQFGITFHIGVDGISLLLVLLTTLLLPVVVLAAWSLNIEHIKSLHITFLLLTTGMIGTFVSLDLFLFYIFWEITLIPMYFIIGVWGGPRRIYAAVKFFIFTMAGSVLMLVAILYLAWFHHEQTGAWSYDYIDLLTTAPLLPIGGGLSAPGLLVFAAFALAFAIKVPLFPLHTWLPDAHVEAPTTGSVILAGVLLKMGTYGFLRFNRALLPDAWDVFAPFLMVLAVIGIVYGALIAMVQPDIKKLVAYSSVSHLGFVVLGLVAGTQASTQGAILQMVNHGLTTGALFLMVGMLYERTYTRLIERYGGLASVMPVYTAIFLLVTLGSIGLPGLNGFIGEFLILAGAWAEHPVAVAIAGLGIILGAVYMLWMVQRVFWGPLDIRANEALPDVNLREIFVVAPLIVLIIWIGVHPNTFLEPMEASVRLLLTR